A portion of the Vibrio coralliirubri genome contains these proteins:
- a CDS encoding IS3 family transposase (programmed frameshift): MKTTSRRTQRDYSLAFKLAVVSQVEKGEMTYKQAQERYGIQGRSTVLVWLRKHGQLDWSKGIEQSRALGATMSNSSSTQTPEQRIKELEQQLEETQLKAEFFEAVVKVMDRDFGVRISKKRKAELLRKKPVRRLTVTKACHFIGITRQAFYKRCVAEIHQTKKDESVLGFVKEQRMMHPRIGTRKIKYLLAQNDIEIGRDRLFSLLRMNRLLVQNRRAYHRTTNSNHRFYCHPNRIKEGLIPERPEQLWVADITYLATRRGSTYLSLVTDAYSRKIVGYHISDDMKARTVKQAFLNALKGRKNTGELVHHSDRGVQYCSVEYQELHRQYGVSCSMTDGYDCYQNALAERINGILKMEYLLNKPNDLDEAKKMVAESVKIYNEYRPHTALKYKTPDEVHRAF, encoded by the exons ATGAAAACAACAAGTAGACGTACTCAACGAGATTATTCTCTTGCCTTTAAATTGGCAGTCGTAAGCCAAGTTGAAAAAGGCGAAATGACTTATAAGCAAGCTCAAGAACGTTATGGGATCCAAGGTCGCTCTACCGTTTTAGTTTGGCTTCGCAAACATGGTCAACTAGATTGGTCTAAAGGAATAGAACAATCGAGAGCGTTAGGAGCGACTATGTCAAACTCTTCCTCAACTCAAACCCCAGAGCAACGAATCAAAGAACTCGAGCAGCAATTAGAAGAAACTCAGCTCAAAGCTGAGTTCTTTGAAGCGGTTGTAAAAGTCATGGATCGAGATTTCGGAGTCCGAATCTCAAAGAAGCGCAAGGCCGAGTTATTAAGGAAAAAAC CGGTCAGAAGATTGACCGTCACTAAAGCTTGCCACTTCATAGGTATTACACGACAAGCTTTCTACAAGCGCTGTGTTGCAGAAATTCATCAGACAAAGAAAGATGAATCCGTACTCGGTTTTGTGAAGGAGCAAAGGATGATGCACCCTCGTATAGGGACTCGTAAGATCAAGTATTTACTTGCTCAGAACGATATTGAAATCGGGCGAGACCGCTTATTCTCTCTGCTGAGAATGAATCGATTATTAGTACAGAATCGAAGGGCTTATCATCGAACTACAAACAGTAATCATCGCTTTTACTGCCATCCAAATCGAATTAAGGAAGGCTTAATCCCGGAAAGACCAGAGCAATTATGGGTTGCCGATATTACTTATCTAGCAACGCGGCGTGGTAGTACTTATCTCAGTTTAGTGACGGACGCTTACTCAAGAAAAATCGTGGGCTATCACATAAGTGATGATATGAAAGCTCGCACGGTCAAGCAGGCCTTTTTAAACGCGTTGAAAGGGCGGAAGAATACAGGTGAGCTTGTCCATCACTCAGATAGAGGTGTTCAGTACTGCTCTGTTGAATACCAAGAGTTGCATCGACAGTATGGTGTATCTTGCTCAATGACTGATGGCTATGACTGTTATCAGAATGCGTTGGCAGAGAGGATCAACGGAATACTGAAGATGGAGTATCTGTTGAATAAGCCTAATGATTTAGATGAAGCAAAGAAAATGGTCGCTGAATCAGTAAAAATCTATAATGAATATAGGCCTCACACAGCTCTAAAATACAAAACGCCCGATGAAGTACATCGAGCGTTTTAG
- a CDS encoding ABC-F family ATP-binding cassette domain-containing protein: protein MPTILANNLSFQLDTGEWLFKEITFNLSTRLTGLVGRNGAGKSLLLSLLVGQIQPTTGSVSRQGSIGFYSQLPSKLLDVNITIADFLGLTEKLEALSAIEQGSCELQHFNIIGDDWDLETRTQQLLGALKITSDLNTPCCSLSGGQLALLQLHQLFVSNNDILILDEPSNHLDNDGRNWLLEQCQLFEGKVLVVSHDRSLLRQMEGIYHLNSLGVRFYKGNYDDYFKQVSSQSEALEKQIAHHKSEKKRLERQAQANKEKAQQRESQGNRLRKSGSQPKILLDAMKDKAGQSQAASATSQRNLIDQNQHKLQSLKEQKERLKPQALYLQQSKSSKKSSLLTVENCRLIYGSGAPISFSLSQGERCYLTGANGCGKSTLLKAIHGQHANYKGSIKRLGATVYLDQHFGLLDTNDTMFDSLMTHSFGLAESDARTLLAGIGFRRDSVYRKVDHLSGGEKMKLAMLIVSHKQNAPLLLLDEPDNHLDIDSKQILASALREYQGAFILVSHDSDFVEEVGVSQNHIQL from the coding sequence ATGCCTACTATATTAGCCAATAATCTCTCATTCCAACTCGATACTGGTGAGTGGTTATTCAAAGAGATCACCTTTAATTTGAGCACTCGCCTCACCGGCCTAGTCGGAAGAAATGGGGCTGGAAAATCATTGTTGCTTTCATTGCTCGTTGGACAAATACAGCCCACAACAGGCAGTGTTTCGCGCCAAGGTTCAATCGGCTTTTACTCTCAGTTACCATCAAAGCTACTGGATGTCAACATCACCATCGCTGACTTCTTAGGGCTCACCGAAAAGTTGGAAGCATTAAGCGCCATAGAACAAGGTAGCTGTGAATTGCAGCACTTCAATATCATTGGCGATGATTGGGATCTAGAGACACGTACCCAGCAGTTGCTAGGTGCATTAAAGATCACTAGTGATTTGAACACGCCCTGTTGCTCTTTGAGTGGTGGACAACTCGCCTTGCTACAGCTTCATCAGCTGTTCGTATCAAATAACGACATACTGATCCTCGATGAGCCTTCGAACCATTTGGATAACGATGGACGCAATTGGCTACTAGAACAATGCCAGTTGTTTGAAGGTAAGGTACTTGTCGTCAGCCATGATCGAAGCTTATTGAGACAAATGGAGGGGATCTACCACCTCAACAGCTTGGGTGTGCGTTTCTATAAAGGAAATTATGATGATTACTTCAAACAAGTGTCTAGCCAAAGCGAAGCGCTAGAGAAACAGATTGCGCATCATAAGTCTGAAAAGAAACGACTCGAGCGTCAAGCTCAAGCCAACAAGGAAAAGGCACAGCAGCGAGAATCTCAGGGAAACCGACTCAGAAAGTCAGGTAGCCAACCCAAGATCTTATTGGATGCGATGAAAGATAAAGCAGGACAAAGCCAAGCCGCGTCTGCGACAAGCCAAAGGAATCTCATTGACCAAAACCAACATAAACTTCAGTCGCTTAAAGAACAAAAGGAACGGCTGAAACCACAAGCTTTGTATCTACAACAAAGTAAAAGCAGTAAAAAGAGCTCTTTGTTAACCGTTGAAAACTGCCGCCTTATTTACGGCTCTGGTGCGCCAATCAGTTTCTCTTTATCACAAGGGGAACGGTGTTATCTAACCGGTGCTAACGGGTGTGGAAAGTCGACACTGTTAAAAGCGATTCACGGTCAACACGCCAATTATAAAGGCTCGATTAAGCGCTTGGGGGCGACCGTCTATTTAGATCAACACTTTGGACTGTTAGACACCAACGATACGATGTTCGATAGCTTAATGACGCACAGCTTTGGATTAGCAGAGAGCGACGCGCGAACCCTGCTAGCGGGAATTGGATTCAGGCGAGACTCGGTATATCGAAAAGTCGATCACCTCAGTGGTGGCGAGAAAATGAAGTTGGCGATGTTGATCGTCAGCCATAAACAGAATGCCCCACTTCTTCTACTTGATGAACCAGACAATCACTTGGACATAGACTCAAAGCAAATATTGGCTTCGGCTCTGCGTGAATACCAGGGTGCATTCATCTTGGTCAGTCATGATAGCGACTTTGTTGAGGAGGTCGGCGTTAGCCAAAACCATATACAGCTTTAA
- a CDS encoding TetR/AcrR family transcriptional regulator yields MITKRQKILDAALLLFSQQGLEGTSTGQIAKTAGVAKATLFHHFENKSLLIDELFRELKLELFSTLQPHTDVAVEDRYQAFKFMWSTGIEWALENPVAMKFFTNVHFDPTTQTREVIVSQMFASLDDIILKGQQAEELMVLDINLVRHFIHSHFLICANWLIDQQEPQPEQSEKYINDSFDMCWRAIGGQAQSSC; encoded by the coding sequence ATGATCACCAAAAGACAAAAAATCCTAGATGCTGCACTCCTGCTTTTCTCTCAACAAGGGCTAGAGGGCACATCTACCGGACAAATAGCGAAAACAGCCGGCGTGGCAAAAGCGACGTTGTTTCACCACTTCGAGAACAAATCTCTATTGATTGATGAGCTATTTCGCGAGCTGAAGCTAGAGCTATTCTCGACCCTTCAACCGCACACTGATGTGGCAGTAGAAGATCGCTACCAAGCCTTTAAGTTCATGTGGAGCACAGGGATTGAATGGGCATTAGAAAATCCGGTTGCGATGAAGTTCTTTACCAATGTTCATTTCGACCCAACGACTCAAACTCGTGAAGTCATTGTTTCGCAGATGTTTGCGTCACTCGATGACATCATTTTGAAAGGACAGCAAGCCGAAGAGTTGATGGTGTTAGACATTAATCTCGTGAGACACTTCATCCATAGCCACTTTTTGATCTGTGCGAACTGGCTTATTGATCAACAAGAGCCGCAGCCAGAGCAGTCAGAAAAGTACATCAACGACAGTTTTGATATGTGCTGGCGTGCTATTGGTGGTCAAGCTCAGTCGTCCTGTTAG